A window of Brevibacterium ihuae contains these coding sequences:
- a CDS encoding Na+/H+ antiporter subunit A, whose amino-acid sequence MTVMVGAFFVAALLAVPLFRLLGRNAFLILAAVPAAGLVLSLQRLSAFLAGGGDWIESYSWLPALNLEVVFLMDPLSWLLSLLVTGVGALVLVYCARYFADDEPRLARFAGVLMAFAGMMYGLVLADEMLLLFIFWEGTTVFSYLLIGQYTSRQQSRRAALQALVVTTAGGLAMLVGVILLTVVLGTGRISTIVEIGYSTGINEGLVIAAVMLILVGAVSKSALIPFHFWLPGAMAAPTPVSAYLHAAAMVKAGIYLVLRLAPGFHAMPGWTAVLLTLGITTMLMGGWQALRQFDLKLVLAFGTVSQLGFLMIVSSFGTRDITLAATTLLLAHGLFKSALFLIVGIIDHRAGTRDLRKLSGYGARSRGLFVAALIAAASMAGIPPLFGFVAKEAVYSTLLADGSKAGVIAVIGIFLGSVLTVAYSARFVWGAFATKPGVQPIEPAKESGLFKSVPYLLAALTVIAGLASSWLDPVIATWSSRLPGSESKPYYLALWHGLEPALLLSAGNLALGLLMFFFARQVSIFQAAMPDGIDFHGLYRRSIAGLESFAAYVTARTQRGSMPFYQGVIYIVFIGSVATALLLNDTWPSGIQVADSPLQIIVAAAIIIAAIAATRAQKRFAAVVIVGVTGYTMVAFFAMQGAPDLALTQVLVETITIVVFVLVLRRLPARMGQSESRLSPSLRGLIAAAFGIMMMLVAYVALGARIAEPISEMFPFLAYEYGYGKNVVNVTLVDIRAWDTLGELSVVVAAATGVASLIFVRGREGRPQRFRSHRPETLTARTRLVEDELFSPMRSSDESRTSDEKRSAWLLAGRALAPKNRSILLEVLVRLLFHPILVFSVYLLFAGHNLPGGGFAAGLVAGMALVARYLAAGRHELAEAAPIDAGLLLGLGLALAAGTSLGGFLWGDTIFESAYWSTELPVLGYVSFGSSTIFDVGVYLVVIGLMLDILRSLGAGVDRHQEADEERLAESLSGAEHSGPDTTELHAILGRMDDVEVDGPAGGSRL is encoded by the coding sequence ATGACGGTGATGGTGGGGGCGTTCTTCGTCGCCGCGCTCCTCGCCGTTCCCCTCTTCCGCCTGCTCGGCCGCAACGCCTTCCTCATCCTCGCCGCCGTGCCCGCGGCCGGACTCGTCCTCTCCCTGCAGAGGCTGTCGGCATTCCTCGCCGGCGGCGGCGACTGGATCGAGAGCTATTCCTGGCTGCCTGCGCTCAACCTCGAGGTCGTCTTCCTCATGGACCCGCTGTCCTGGCTGCTCAGCCTGCTGGTCACCGGTGTCGGCGCCCTCGTCCTCGTCTACTGCGCACGCTACTTCGCCGACGACGAACCGCGACTCGCACGCTTCGCCGGCGTGCTCATGGCGTTCGCGGGCATGATGTACGGTCTCGTCCTCGCCGACGAGATGCTCCTCCTCTTCATCTTCTGGGAGGGCACGACGGTGTTCTCCTACCTCCTCATCGGCCAGTACACCAGCCGCCAGCAGTCACGGCGCGCCGCCCTCCAGGCGCTCGTCGTCACCACCGCCGGCGGGCTCGCGATGCTCGTCGGCGTCATCCTCCTCACCGTGGTCCTCGGCACCGGCCGGATCTCGACGATCGTCGAGATCGGCTACAGCACGGGGATCAACGAGGGTCTCGTCATCGCTGCGGTGATGCTCATCCTCGTCGGCGCGGTCTCGAAGTCCGCGCTCATCCCCTTCCACTTCTGGCTCCCCGGTGCGATGGCCGCCCCCACGCCGGTGAGCGCCTACCTCCACGCCGCGGCCATGGTCAAGGCCGGCATCTACCTCGTCCTCCGGCTCGCTCCCGGGTTCCACGCGATGCCCGGATGGACCGCGGTGCTCCTCACCCTCGGCATCACGACGATGCTCATGGGCGGCTGGCAGGCCCTCCGGCAGTTCGACCTCAAGCTCGTCCTCGCTTTCGGCACGGTCTCCCAGCTCGGGTTCCTCATGATCGTGAGCTCCTTCGGCACTCGCGACATCACGCTGGCCGCGACGACCCTGCTGCTCGCCCACGGCCTCTTCAAGTCCGCGCTCTTCCTCATCGTCGGCATCATCGATCACCGGGCCGGCACGCGTGACCTGCGCAAGCTCAGCGGGTACGGGGCGCGCTCGCGCGGGCTCTTCGTCGCCGCCCTCATCGCAGCCGCGTCGATGGCCGGGATCCCGCCGCTCTTCGGCTTCGTCGCGAAGGAGGCCGTGTACTCCACGCTCCTCGCCGACGGATCGAAGGCCGGCGTGATCGCGGTGATCGGGATCTTCCTCGGCTCGGTCCTCACCGTCGCGTACTCCGCCCGCTTCGTCTGGGGAGCCTTCGCGACGAAGCCCGGAGTGCAGCCGATCGAGCCGGCCAAGGAGAGCGGCCTCTTCAAGTCGGTGCCCTATCTGCTCGCCGCGCTCACCGTGATCGCCGGCCTCGCCTCCTCGTGGCTCGACCCGGTCATCGCGACCTGGTCCTCCCGCCTCCCGGGCAGCGAGTCGAAGCCCTACTACCTCGCACTGTGGCACGGGCTCGAACCGGCGCTCCTGCTCTCGGCGGGCAATCTCGCACTCGGTCTCCTGATGTTCTTCTTCGCGCGTCAGGTCTCGATCTTCCAGGCCGCGATGCCCGACGGCATCGACTTCCACGGCCTCTACCGACGGTCGATCGCCGGACTCGAGAGCTTCGCGGCCTATGTCACGGCCCGCACCCAGCGCGGCTCGATGCCGTTCTACCAGGGCGTCATCTACATCGTGTTCATCGGCTCGGTGGCCACGGCGCTCCTCCTCAACGACACCTGGCCCTCCGGCATCCAGGTGGCCGACTCCCCGCTCCAGATCATCGTGGCGGCCGCGATCATCATCGCGGCGATCGCGGCGACCCGCGCGCAGAAGCGCTTCGCGGCCGTCGTCATCGTCGGCGTCACCGGCTACACCATGGTCGCGTTCTTCGCGATGCAGGGTGCGCCCGACCTCGCCCTCACCCAGGTGCTCGTCGAGACGATCACCATCGTCGTCTTCGTCCTCGTGCTCCGCCGCCTCCCCGCCCGCATGGGGCAGTCCGAGAGCCGCCTCTCGCCCTCGCTGCGGGGCCTCATCGCCGCGGCCTTCGGCATCATGATGATGCTCGTCGCCTATGTCGCCCTGGGTGCCCGGATCGCCGAGCCGATCTCGGAGATGTTCCCGTTCCTCGCCTACGAGTACGGCTACGGCAAGAACGTCGTCAACGTCACGCTCGTCGACATCCGCGCGTGGGACACCCTCGGCGAGCTGTCCGTCGTCGTCGCCGCGGCGACGGGCGTGGCGAGCCTGATCTTCGTCCGCGGACGCGAGGGACGGCCCCAGCGCTTCCGCAGCCATCGGCCCGAGACCTTGACCGCGCGCACCCGGCTGGTCGAGGACGAGCTGTTCTCCCCCATGCGCTCCTCCGACGAATCCCGGACCTCGGACGAGAAGCGCAGCGCCTGGCTGCTCGCCGGCCGCGCCCTCGCCCCGAAGAACCGCTCGATCCTCCTCGAGGTGCTCGTCCGCCTGCTCTTCCACCCCATCCTCGTGTTCTCCGTCTACCTCCTGTTCGCCGGGCACAACCTCCCTGGCGGCGGCTTCGCCGCCGGCCTCGTCGCCGGCATGGCGCTCGTCGCGCGCTACCTCGCCGCAGGCCGGCACGAGCTCGCCGAGGCCGCTCCGATCGACGCCGGCCTGCTGCTCGGCCTCGGCCTCGCGCTCGCCGCCGGCACTTCGCTGGGCGGCTTCCTGTGGGGCGACACGATCTTCGAATCCGCCTACTGGAGCACTGAGCTGCCGGTGCTCGGCTACGTCTCCTTCGGTAGCTCGACGATCTTCGACGTCGGCGTCTACCTCGTCGTCATCGGACTCATGCTCGACATCCTCCGCAGCCTCGGCGCCGGGGTCGATCGGCATCAGGAGGCGGACGAGGAGCGGCTCGCCGAATCCCTCTCCGGCGCCGAGCACAGCGGACCGGACACCACTGAGCTCCACGCCATCCTCGGCCGGATGGACGACGTCGAGGTCGACGGCCCGGCAGGGGGGAGTCGACTGTGA